ATTTAACTTTTGAAGATTATGAACATCTTGATGAAGAGAAAAAAAGTCTTCTGCCGTACGATAAAGTTATTTTTTGCGACAACGATGAAGATAATATACGAAAAAAACTTGAAAATTCAAGAGATATAAATAATAATCTTCCGGACATAGATTTTATTATGGCAAATCTTTTGACCCAATATTTAATTTTAGACAAAAAAGATATCCATTTTGCCACTGACGAACAAAGAGCTTTTATAGATGACCTATCCAATAATAATCATATTATTGCTTTAAACGGTTTAGCGTCTTCGGGAAAAACTACGACACTTATATTAAAAGCAATATATTTGCAACTGCTTTCATCACAGAATAGTGTTTGTATCATCGAGCCTACTAAACTTAGTTGCGATATTGTGAAACAATCGATAATTGAGCTAATAGAATACTCGATTATAAACGTAGATGCTACATCTATAAATGTTTTAACACCGGAAGAATTTTTAAATGCTAAAACAACAACATATGTATTTTGCGACGATGCTTCATTGATAGATGAGAGTTTAGTTGAACAAATAATCTCAAAGTGTTCAAAAGCAAAATTAAGTTTGGTAAATCCTGCAGATACTTATGAACACTTTTATAAACTAACAAAAAGCTTTCACAATAAGATAGATATAGAATTTATACAAAAACATCCGTATGCAGCCGCTATGCAGTATATAAACTATTATTCAAACGAAAACTCTAAAACTATTCTTTGTGTTGCAAGTATAGAAACCGGTAAAAAACTAAGTGAAGATTTATCTTCATATATCAAAGAAGAAGCTGTCTTATTGGATAGTTCCAAAAAACTAATAGATCAAAAGAAAAGTTTTCTAACTCTAAGCGACTATAAAAATGTAAGTGCACAAAGGAGCGAAATAGTTATATTGCTTGATGTTTGTGATGTATCTCAAAGTGAGCTTTCTTATGCCATAAATCTGGCAAACGAGAAAGTATTTTTAATATATGAGGATGAATGTCCAAGTATAACAACTCTTAAAAAAATATTTAATAAGGAATAAAATGAAAAAAATTACATTAATGGTATTGATATTACTATCAATAAATTTATATGCAAAAAATCCAATCGCAGTACTTGAAACAACGCAAGGCAAGATAGAACTTGAACTATACCCAAATATTGCACCCTTGGCAGTTGAGAACTTTATGACACATATAAAAAACGGTTACTATAACGGTATCGCTTTTCATAGGATTATACAAAATTTTATGATTCAAGGCGGTGATCCTACAGAAACAGGTCGCGGCGGTAAAAGCATCTGGGGAAAAAGTTTTAAGGATGAATTTAAAGATAAAACTTTTAATAAAATAGGCGTGCTTGCTATGGCAAATGCAGGTCCACACACAAACGGAAGTCAATTTTTTATTACAACGGCATTAACACCTTGGTTAAACGGCAGACATACCATATTCGGTCAGGCACTACCAAGTTCTATGGATGCACTTAGAAAATTAAATAACATAGCGACATCGGGCGGTCGTGGCGGAGATAGACCACTTGAGAGACAAGAGATTATAAAAGCTTATATAAAAAAATAACCTTTAAGTTAGCTTTGTAACCATTTTGTAATCTTTATAAAGATATAATCACAAAATTTTTTTAGGGGTAGCAATCATGGAAATGCAAACTATGGATAAACTTGAGAGAAAAGCTCTCAAAAAAAGCGGAACAGATTTATCAAGATTAGGTTTTGCTCTATTTTTTATGATTGCGGTCCTTACATTCAGCTTCTTAAACAGTGGCGGAGTGTCTAACAATCTATTTTTAGCTGTAGCTGCATTGATTGGCGCATATATGGCAATGAATATAGGCGCAAACGATGTAGCAAATAACGTCGGTCCTGCAGTCGGTTCCAAAGCTATGACTTTAACGATGGCTATCATAATAGCTGCTGTTTTTGAAGCAGCCGGTGCAATTATCGCCGGTGGAGAAGTTGTAAAAACAATCAAAAAAGGAATTATCGACATATCTGCTTTTGGCGGTAATACCGATCCTTTTATCTGGGCTATGATGGCTGCACTTTTAGCTGCTGCCTTATGGCTTAACTTTGCAACTGCTATGCGTGCACCTGTTTCAACTACACACTCCATAGTCGGCGGTGTAATGGGTGCAGGTATTGCAGCGGCT
The genomic region above belongs to Sulfurimonas lithotrophica and contains:
- a CDS encoding peptidylprolyl isomerase; this translates as MKKITLMVLILLSINLYAKNPIAVLETTQGKIELELYPNIAPLAVENFMTHIKNGYYNGIAFHRIIQNFMIQGGDPTETGRGGKSIWGKSFKDEFKDKTFNKIGVLAMANAGPHTNGSQFFITTALTPWLNGRHTIFGQALPSSMDALRKLNNIATSGGRGGDRPLERQEIIKAYIKK